Genomic window (Rhinatrema bivittatum chromosome 9, aRhiBiv1.1, whole genome shotgun sequence):
TTTTTTTCACCCTtgcaagattttttaaaatgaacatgTGGAATCACTGTagcttaattattattattttgcatttCGCAGAATTTCTACTCTACCAGAACACCGTTTCAAATTGTTACACCGCTTAACTCTGCGCTTAAGATGCAGCATCAAAACACGGTCCTTTAAGTTTCCTAAAAATAAATAACCCTGCAATCTTTTTTAATTCTTGCTTGATGGTAACTCTTGTTGCTGTCTGTCAACTACATTAATAAGCAACACCTAGTGGTCAGCATTCCCGGGGTACCGTCTTTACGGCAACTTGAAGCCCAGTGAAACAGTATCTTTCTATCAAGTGCGATATGCTCTCTTGTAAGAGGACTGCTTGCAAATGTTCACTCTGGCTAGTCGGCGACTGCATATGCTCCATGTCTGCAAAGAATCATCAGTTCTGCCAGATATACGGGAGCACAAACACTGACCAGTAACCTGCTGCTTTCTCTCATTTCCTCAAATACGACTTCCTTTCTAGAAAGGCCCTGTCCTACCTAgtctttaattattattattctcaTTTCCTCTCCATAGCGCTCTCTCCTCTGGAAGTCGAAACCCATGAAAGCCTCCTAACTGACCATGCCAAGGCTAGTGGCGCAGGCCTATTCCTCGGGAATCGGAGTATTGCAGTTTCCATGCAGAATTTTGACGTGGCCCTCACACCTGTAGTAGAAATTAAAAACCTCGCTGTACCCATGGTCCCTCCACCAGGTGCAGAGCTGCCTGTTCCAAACGCAGTCCAGGATGTGGAACAGCTCTGCATGCTCCATTCCAATCATCGTAAAGAAGTCCTGGTCGCCCAGGTGACCCTTGAAGTGATACTTCTCTGTCAGCTTCTGCACCTCACCGGGCGCCAGTAACTGGTTGTAGAGTTTGGACTGGCGCATGGCTTCCAGGTTCAGCAGTATAACTCCACTGTTAAACCCAGGCAGGCCATCAGGAGGGGGATCACCAACCTTACTTTCTGGGTTCTCTCGGCGATACTGCCAAAAAGTGTGCCTtgggaagaaaggaaaaaggaaacatTATTTTAAAGCTGCACATGCTTTGGATTTCTTGATGgaaaacatcattaaaaaattATTTGCCTAATGAGCGTCTTTCTTCCCTTGATATATCTGCAGTATTTGATTATATTTCCGTGAGTCAAGCCTACAAGCATCTGCCTCAGTCTCTCCttaacaagaacaattcaaaaTATTACATCAGCCTTTCTCAACCTTTTTACCATGGAGGAATCCTTGAAATAATTTTCGGGTCTCAGGGAACCTCTgcataaaaattattatatatcTATAGCTCATGGTAAATCAGCATGATCAGTAAATTGTAATAATCCAATAATAACTGTCAGTGCTCCTTTGAGTAGAGAATGCGATTTTTCTCTGGATCTGTTTATTTAGGTCAGGTTATTAGCCTCCTCTTTTTGTTAAGTACCCCTTCCATAAATTTTTaaaactcttcatctcttttatAGGCCTATATAGGCATAACAAGTGTTATTTTTGAAACTAAGAATACAGAATGAAATGTACTTCTTTAATGTGAAACCTGTGTTTGTTTGCTGCTGCACAAATATTTAATTCTGTGTAGGACCTGAGACAGGCTTACATGACTTCCATCTTCAACTGAAATGAGACGATGTCTGTCCTTACTCTTGATGCTTGTTAAACATGAAAAAGCTTGCCCACACATGTAAGAAAATGAAAACTGCAGCAAAATGTTCATTGCTTTCCTCTGAATGGCAGGATGGCACGCAAAGTTCAAAGAactatgttaatttttttttcaagcctGATCTCTCGAGGAACAATGTTGAGAAAGGCTGCGTTAAACTATCTACCACAAAAGGAACTAATAAAGATACTGAATGTTTACGCAGAGCAGTAACCAAGCATTAGGACGCTGAGTCCTTCTAGGTACAAGGTCACTGACTCTACTGAGCACAATATCGAGTTCTGCGGAAAGCAAACTAACTTCCCCCCTACATATCTGACATACCATGTGCTCCCTGAATGCAGCAACcccaaaagaaggccaaggcACTTCAGTTTCTAATATGTCATAGAAAGTGAAGATatagaggaaggagaggagaaaagacctGCCTGAAGTGGGGTGAGGTTCCCGGCCCTGCGAAACCCTCCTCCGCCTATCTGACGTCACTTTGCCGCGACCAGTCTTCCGCTACAAAGCCGCCGCTACCGCGGCACTAaattgaggaaggagaggagaaaagacctGCCTGAAGTGGGGTGAGGTTCCCGGCCCTGCGAAACCCTCCTCCGCCTATCTGACGTCACTTTGCCGCGACCAGTCTTCCGCTACAAAGCCGCCGCTACCGCGGCACTAaattgaggaaggagaggagaaaagacctGCCTGAAGTGGGGTGAGGTTCCCGGCCCTGCGAAACCCTCCTCCGCCTATCTGACGTCACTTTGCCGCGACCAGTCTTCCGCTACAAAGCCGCCGCTGCCGCGGCACTAAATTGAGGAAGGAGAAAAGACCTGCCTGAAGTGGGGTGAGGTTCCCGGCCCTGCGAAACCCTCCTCCGCCTATCTGACGTCACTTTGCCGCAACCAGTCTTCCG
Coding sequences:
- the XXYLT1 gene encoding xyloside xylosyltransferase 1 isoform X2 — encoded protein: MTTKKDQLAVEQMLTHGTNVIFHDVNALTEKLFPIVEAMQKHFSAGSGTYYSDSIFFLSVAMHLVMPKEIPQMIQLDLDLKYKSNIRELFEEFDNFPTNAVIGIAHEMQPVYRHTFWQYRRENPESKVGDPPPDGLPGFNSGVILLNLEAMRQSKLYNQLLAPGEVQKLTEKYHFKGHLGDQDFFTMIGMEHAELFHILDCVWNRQLCTWWRDHGYSEVFNFYYRCEGHVKILHGNCNTPIPEE